CATCTGTCAAGAAGCCATTTCCAGCTTTGCTAGTTAGCTAGTCTTGCTTTAAGTTCAACTTTTCTCTCGCGGAATTTCTGGAAACTAGTACACCACCTTCCAACCAAAGTAGCTAGTGTCCCATGCTTCATGCCTCTCGACATACATACAACTCGTGCAATGACTTTCGTTTTTGTTTTTATTTGTACATGTAATTAGTTCCGGATAATTTAATTAATAAGAAAACTTAATTAATTCGAACCTAAGTCAACTTCCTCGTTAGCTTGTCGAGTATCGTTTAGTTCAGTGTTATAGTCTGTCTTTTATAACGGAGAGATTATGAGTTCGACCTACCATTAGCAAGTTGTTTTACTGTATCAATTTACTAATTATGTAATAAAAAATAAGATTCTCTCACTAGATGTGTATGTGCTCGCCCAAACGTATGCAGCTCCTTGATAGGCCAGGGTAAAGAATCCAAAGGTTTAAGCTAAATTATCAATGTTTAGTACTACTGTCTTATATTATTTTTATCATATAAATAACTCAAATGTTATAACTAGTGTATAGTGATGAGTTGAACTCATAACCTCCTACTTACAGTTGAGAAACTATAACATGCATTAGACCAAATAGTACTTAGCACTTGATCTCTTGTAAACTTTTGGTTACTATTATTCGCAGGGCCGGCCTTGGGCCAAGACGAGCAAGACCCAAGACTAGGGCCTCCAATTTAAGGGGGCCTCAATATATATTATATGGTGTAAATATATGACATGGGGATAGATTTGGTTTAGTGGTAAGTAGTAAACATGTCCCCCATTACCTGGGTTCAAATCACGCAGGTCAAGTTCTTTTTTTCATTTTTAGTTTCTTAGTTTTTTTTGTCTTTTTTTTATTTAGTCATTCATATAGTTTTACATCATTTACCGTAAAGTAATTCATCAAGCTATTTTTCTTTCAAATCAAGTAATAACCATTTTCATATCATTTAATATATATATATATATATATAATGATTGAGTTAATGAAAATGGTCCTTATATATTATGTTAATTTTTTTTGCCGAACATTTATTATGGGGCCTCAAAAAAATATTCGCCTATAGCCTCCGGACACACAGCCGGCTTTGATTATTCGTACAACTATTCATGCTTAATTATATGCTCCGTCTCAAACTATTTATCTTCATTATCGATTTAGATTAAGTGATAATTGACAAAGGCTTCTCTAAGAACAATTTTTCCATGACCTTTCAATAAAATATTTTCTTTAGAAAAACAGATAAGAAGAATATTGGGTGAAATTATACTTCATGTATTTTGATTTCTTTGTTTACATATTTTGCAATAGTTGGTGCAAAAGAAGGAATAGCTAGCATGCGGCCCATGGAACATAAATGATATATACATTAATACATATAAGGGATCGACATGGATACAGTTTGACTGCATCGTCAAAGGTGCTAGTGTAGTTTGAATGGCAAACCACAGCGTGTGGGCGTGAATGAATCCAATCCAATCAATGAATGCGAGAGAGAAAGAGGAAGACAAAGGGGAAAGGTGGTTTTGAGTGCTCTGATAGAGAGTGAGAGAGAGATTTGCGACGTCCTTCCTATGTGCTAAAGTGGTATAGCTATCTATTAGCTTGATTGCTGAGGATGCCGAATGGTCGAATGGAATGAAACCCCATCTATGTTTTGCTGGTCTGATTCTTAGTTTGGAGAAAGGTCGAGAAGGAAGAACATGAGTGGATGGATAGAGACGACTAAGAGTGGTGTTCTACTGTGTGGGGTGTCATTGTGTCTCTCACACGAGCTGCGTCCCATGAATAAGAAACCCTAGGTTGCTCTGTCTATATATACGAATCTTACACTTGTTAAACTATGGGGTTCGTGAGTTGTAAAACAAACCGGTCATCCTTCCTAAGTTTGGTTAAAGGAAATGGCGGTCTCTTTGTCCTTCCCATATGAAGAGAAAGAAGAAATGAAGATGGGAAAGTGAGTCATTAGAGTTTGAAAGGAACAACTTTTCCACCTAGCTTGAGAATCTGGCGTCACGAGGCGTCTGAATTATAGTCTGGAGAAGCGTACGTCCTCAGTATTTCATTCGTTTTTACTATCCTAAAAATGCAGGAAAAAAAAAAACAATTTTTCTTTTTTGATATGGTTATTTTCATGAACCAAACGAGACCTTAGGTTAAACTACGAAAAACAATAAAAACCGGTTGATTTTGCCTTTATATTGCAATTATTGCAGCTAAGTTTACAAGAACATGGTGCCTAACTGATTTAGTGCGGTGTGTGACGGTCGCATGTCAAGTATAATATAGTGGCGTCAAGATGTAGACTAAATAATCGGCGTTTGTACTCTGATGTCAAAACCAGTTGAGAGTATTAATGTTGATAGAGTTACGTTATGTATGTATATAATATATATACTTGCCGGAAATGCCATAAGGATCAGAGTTAGCATTTATAGATCGGTGTTGAGGTTTGTTGCTTTCTTGATTTCTGATGTATAACTGGTGTGTATCAGTTATAGCATTGAGACGTCGTTGGCTCTTACTAAGAGGAGTACGTTACCGGACAAGCGCTTAGAGGCATGTCCAAGTATCTGAGCTTCCCTCTGCAAGTTCCTCCGACGTACCAACCATCAGAACCATCGCATGGCTGGAATGATATCACATAGAATGTGTTATACGTCCGACGATAAGCCGTATATATATACTTGTGTATCGGTTTAGACATCCCTCACATTTCAAGCAATTAAACATGATTTCTTGTATTCGTTCTTTTTTGTCAACGGATCGAAACATTTCAAACACCAATCCCATTACTCTCGATAATATTTGAGTTGTTTCTCCCTTATGTCTCACATCGATTTCGCTTGTAAAAATACACGAAAAGGTTCGAACACATGAACGGAGATAACCCCTAGCTCCTTAATTTCATCATTGTTCTTAAACTTGTCCTTCATTATATTCTTTAGACATGAAAAATGCGACAGAGAGGATTCCTCCATAATAAGTTGGTCTGTACTAAAACTACACCTCTTCTTACGTTTGTGGAATACAATAGGTGTCACTCTCACCCTTTAAGCTTACAAATTCATGGATGAATCCAAGCTGGCCGGTTCTTCTTGCCAGAGAAAAAAGAGGGAGAAAGAGACAGATCAACAGAAAATAAACAAAGAAATTGTAGGGCTTGTAACTGGCAGATGAAGAATCTAAAGGGGGTCGACTCCTTCATCTCTGGGACAACTGGTCCACCTTCTCCATCAGACCATCACCAAAATTTTGGCCACCGGCCCTTCTCTCTCCCTCTTTCTGTAACAAACAAACAAGGATCGACGAGACGACGTTCTTAATATACGTATAATACCGAAAAACTGGTTATAATTCCTTGCTCTCTTACCCCTAAGAAACAAACAAAGAAAAAGTTGCAGTTTAAAAGAAAATTGATATATAGAACAAATTAAACATCGTTCTCTTATGTTATAAGGTGTAAACGACGTATACATATATACTTGAAGCCACGTACGAACCAACTCTTTAATTTCTTATATATGCACGTAAAGTCTTATCATGTTCATCGGCAATAACCCCTTCTACCAATTTGCCATTAATCCCATCTTTTCTTTTATATGTGAATCGAAGTCCATTTGAATTTGATTCAAAGGTATGTTGTCATCTTTCACTAACTCACCTGTCAAATCTTGAACTGAAAGAACACACCACCACACCACTCAAAGTTCTCATTTTGCAATACATCTATACTATATATTCAACTTAATTATTAATGAGAAATCAGAAGGAATTAAGCATCATACAGCTCCCTTTCAAAAAAAAGCATCACACAGCTCTATAACGAATGAGGTAAGTCGACAAAGTTTTGCCAAACAATGGGAAGATGTTTATTAATCAAGAATAAAGNNNNNNNNNNNNNNNNNNNNNNNNNNNNNNNNNNNNNNNNNNNNNNNNNNNNNNNNNNNNNNNNNNNNNNNNNNNNNNNNNNNNNNNNNNNNNNNNNNNNNNNNNNNNNNNNNNNNNNNNNNNNNNNNNNNNNNNNNNNNNNNNNNNNNNNNNNNNNNNNNNNNNNNNNNNNNNNNNNNNNNNNNNNNNNNNNNNNNNNNNNNNNNNNNNNNNNNNNNNNNNNNNNNNNNNNNNNNNNNNNNNNNNNNNNNNNNNNNNNNNNNNNNNNNNNNNNNNNNNNNNNNNNNNNNNNNNNNNNNNNNNNNNNNNNNNNNNNNNNNNNNNNNNNNNNNNNNNNNNNNNNNNNNNNNNNNNNNNNNNNNNNNNNNNNNNNNNNNNNNNNNNNNNNNNNNNNNNNNNNNNNNNNNNNNNNNNNNNNNNNNNNNNNNNNNNNNNNNNNNNNNNNNNNNNNNNNNNNNNNNNNNNNNNNNNNNNNNNNNNNNNNNNNNNNNNNNNNNNNNNNNNNNNNNNNNNNNNNNNNNNNNNNNNNNNNNNNNNNNNNNNNNNNNNNNNNNNNNNNNNNNNNNNNNNNNNNNNNNNNNNNNNNNNNNNNNNNNNNNNNNNNNNNNNNNNNNNNNNNNNNNNNNNNNNNNNNNNNNNNNNNNNNNNNNNNNNNNNNNNNNNNNNNNNNNNNNNNNNNNNNNNNNNNNNNNNNNNNNNNNNNNNNNNNNNNNNNNNNNNNNNNNNNNNNNNNNNNNNNNNNNNNNNNNNNNNNNNNNNNNNNNNNNNNNNNNNNNNNNNNNNNNNNNNNNNNNNNNNNNNNNNNNNNNNNNNNNNNNNNNNNNNNNNNNNNNNNNNNNNNNNNNNNNNNNNNNNNNNNNNNNNNNNNNNNNNNNNNNNNNNNNNNNNNNNNNNNNNNNNNNNNNNNNNNNNNNNNNNNNNNNNNNNNNNNNNNNNNNNNNNNNNNNNNNNNNNNNNNNNNNNNNNNNNNNNNNNNNNNNNNNNNNNNNNNNNNNNNNNNNNNNNNNNNNNNNNNNNNNNNNNNNNNNNNNNNNNNNNNNNNNNNNNNNNNNNNNNNNNNNNNNNNNNNNNNNNNNNNNNNNNNNNNNNNNNNNNNNNNNNNNNNNNNNNNNNNNNNNNNNNNNNNNNNNNNNNNNNNNNNNNNNNNNNNNNNNNNNNNNNNNNNNNNNNNNNNNNNNNNNNNNNNNNNNNNNNNNNNNNNNNNNNNNNNNNNNNNNNNNNNNNNNNNNNNNNNNNNNNNNNNNNNNNNNNNNNNNNNNNNNNNNNNNNNNNNNNNNNNNNNNNNNNNNNNNNNNNNNNNNNNNNNNNNNNNNNNNNNNNNNNNNNNNNNNNNNNNNNNNNNNNNNNNNNNNNNNNNNNNNNNNNNNNNNNNNNNNNNNNNNNNNNNNNNNNNNNNNNNNNNNNNNNNNNNNNNNNNNNNNNNNNNNNNNNNNNNNNNNNNNNNNNNNNNNNNNNNNNNNNNTCTCTCTCTCTCTCTCTCTCTCTCTCTCTCTCTCTCTCTCTCTCTCTCTCTCTCTCTCTCTCTCTCTCTCTCTCTCTCTCTCTCTCAAGATAATACTGTTTAACATACCAACTATGCCATTTGACGGTACGACAACCCAATTCTTATAAGACGTACATATATTTGGTGTTAACAAGATTATGAGTCAAAACTTAAATGCTCTTATTATTGGTCAGTCACACTATCCACAATCTTCATCACTCAGCGACACGCGCCTCTAAATTCGTCTCGACCGCGATAGTCGAGAGAGTAGGGAACAAATGTTGACCTTCTTATGTAGATTGCAGGCATATGCCACCACACCGCCGAGAGATTAAGTGTACGATTGTTAACTTGATGCGAGTATATGAGTCATATCTAACGATTGTTGGCCGAGGAAGGAACTATTCTCAGCCAATGATTCGCTACCTTATGTCGAAGGACTCTATGGTTGAATGTCGGGTGAATAAGGTGTATGTACGTAGAAGTGATGGTATATGTAAATCCAAATCGTTTAGCTAGTTTCAGAGTTTAAGTCGAGGAATCCAAATAAAAGCAAATAACAAGCAAACTAAATTTGTATTGTGGGTAACCAACGACCTTGTCTGATCAAACCACACTCATCGGCCTGGCCTTTAACTGAGAGCATTTTTAACAGACTCTCTACTTTAACTCCTTAGCTATTTTAGAGAGCGTGTTTAGTTTTTCTTGATATTTTAGAAGCTCCAGGAGACTAACCAAATTTGAGCTATTATAACTTTTAGCTATAGCTAGCGAGATAACTCAAATAATGTTAGTTATAATTTATTACATTCCTTTTAAGATATTTTAGGTGATATATAAATACATTTAAACTATTTAATCTTTATTTAAAAAATAATATTAATGTAATGCTAGCTAAATAGAGAGCATTGATGCATACATATTTNNNNNNNNNNNNNNNNNNNNNNNNNNNNNNNNNNNNNNNNNNNNNNNNNNNNNNNNNNNNNNNNNNNNNNNNNNNNNNNNNNNNNNNNNNNNNNNNNNNNNNNNNNNNNNNNNNNNNNNNNNNNNNNNNNNNNNNNNNNNNNNNNNNNNNNNNNNNNNNNNNNNNNNNNNNNNNNNNNNNNNNNNNNNNNNNNNNNNNNNNNNNNNNNNNNNNNNNNNNNNNNNNNNNNNNNNNNNNNNNNNNNNNNNNNNNNNNNNNNNNNNNNNNNNNNNNNNNNNNNNNNNNNNNNNNNNNNNNNNNNNNNNNNNNNNNNNNNNNNNNNNNNNNNNNNNNNNNNNNNNNNNNNNNNNNNNNNNNNNNNNNNNNNNNNNNNNNNNNNNNNNNNNNNNNNNNNNNNNNNNNNNNNNNNNNNNNNNNNNNNNNNNNNNNNNNNNNNNNNNNNNNNNNNNNNNNNNNNNNNNNNNNNNNNNNNNNNNNNNNNNNNNNNNNNNNNNNNNNNNNNNNNNNNNNNNNNNNNNNNNNNNNNNNNNNNNNNNNNNNNNNNNNNNNNNNNNNNNNNNNNNNNNNNNNNNNNNNNNNNNNNNNNNNNNNNNNNNNNNNNNNNNNNNNNNNNNNNNNNNNNNNNNNNNNNNNNNNNNNNNNNNNNNNNNNNNNNNNNNNNNNNNNNNNNNNNNNNNNNNNNNNNNNNNNNNNNNNNNNNNNNNNNNNNNNNNNNNNNNNNNNNNNNNNNNNNNNNNNNNNNNNNNNNNNNNNNNNNNNNNNNNNNNNNNNNNNNNNNNNNNNNNNNNNNNNNNNNNNNNNNNNNNNNNNNNNNNNNNNNNNNNNNNNNNNNNNNNNNNNNNNNNNNNNNNNNNNNNNNNNNNNNNNNNNNNNNNNNNNNNNNNNNNNNNNNNNNNNNNNNNNNNNNNNNNNNNNNNNNNNNNNNNNNNNNNNNNNNNNNNNNNNNNNNNNNNNNNNNNNNNNNNNNNNNNNNNNNNNNNNNNNNNNNNNNNNNNNNNNNNNNNNNNNNNNNNNNNNNNNNNNNNNNNNNNNNNNNNNNNNNNNNNNNNNNNNNNNNNNNNNNNNNNNNNNNNNNNNNNNNNNNNNNNNNNNNNNNNNNNNNNNNNNNNNNNNNNNNNNNNNNNNNNNNNNNNNNNNNNNNNNNNNNNNNNNNNNNNNNNNNNNNNNNNNNNNNNNNNNNNNNNNNNNNNNNNNNNNNNNNNNNNNNNNNNNNNNNNNNNNNNNNNNNNNNNNNNNNNNNNNNNNNAAAAAAAAAGAGAGAAAATACGGAACTTAAATAAACAAGGATCTACCTGAGCTTTTAAAGATAACCATTTTTGATTAAGTGAAATGACTAGCAGTTGATTCGATCATGTAACTTATAGGACGTATTTGATTAACTAGCTTAAAGGTAGTTTGTTGACTGGATATAGCAGATATAACATATACATACGCATATAATTTTATTGACCCTACCCTTTTTTTTTTTACACCCATATTTTGGATTGTTGCAGTCTTTTTAGATTAATCAGTTAGGGTAGCTAACAAAATATTGCAATCATTCTGGGTAACGTTATAATTTAGTAAATAACAGCTCATTCCACACAATTGAGATATTATCCGTTTTAGGCCTACCGTCCTTCACGGTGGAGCAGCGAAGTGGTGAAGAGGAAGAGAAAGAGGCTGCTTGATCTGTCCTGAGGCTGCTTATTGAGACATTGATCAAAGAGGGGGAGAAGATTGAAGAAGACGGAGGTGCCCTACATGATCACGAAACTGTTTTTGGAAATCAAAGGCAACATGGCGTGGCGGTTGCTGTTAATACAGAACAAGCCTATGGATCGGAGGAGGTGAGAAGTTTCAGAGCGGAGATTGACATGGGGTTGGAGGTGGTCCGGAGGAACTGCGGGGTTAGTAAGAAGTGGCAGCAGGGATATAGCAAGACCAAGTACGACTGTATGATGCCATCTAGTTAATTAGCATTGTGCAATTTGGGTCTCACATTCTGAAATTGTAGATTGATTTTCTTATATCTAATTATCCATCTTCAGTTATCGTTGCTTATTACCAAAAAACAATATCACTAGTTTTCTTGAGAATTCTACATTTTCAGTGTCGACACTAATAACGTACAGATGCCGATATTAAAAGTTTTAATTGTAAGAATTTGAAGATTGAGTTTTCTTCATCCACTCTGTGCATGCATGCTTCTTAAGAGTCCCGCAAGGACGAGCTAGCTGCCATGCAACTCCGTACTTTCCTTTGCCGTTTACTCATCACAACTAGTCCTGATTTCAAATCTTAAGCTGCTTGTGTAGACCTGGCAAAAGAAGCAGAGGAGAAATTAAGAAGGGTTGAATTGGAGTACGTACTGCTATATAGAGCAGAGTAGTGAATAAGTAATATTGCAACTTATTATACAACACTGTGATATGAATGTAGTTGCCTTGCATTATTGAAGATTCCGAGCAGGGAGTGTGGCTTTGGGTTGATGCCAACATTTTTGGAGCCTCCTAACAAAGGGATTTACCTAGAAGTTTATTTGTGAACCCTAGATTTATGCCAGAATGTGTATTGATCTCTTTTGATACGTTATTCTTATCAACTTTTCAGTGGGTTATTCATATTATACTATTTGTAATCTCTTCGATCAAAATAGCTATTAACATTTGTTCAAACTTATTCATATCCGCTCTTGAGACCTTTTTAAATCAAGTCACCAAGTTAAACATAAACGAATTTGAAAACCTTTAAATCTGCACTAAAATTAACCGAAACAGTTGCTCGTTCCAGCCAAAAACTAAAGCCGATAGACACCCAGACCTCCCATATATCAACAAATCCAAACAACCTGTGGATGACATGGTAACAAATAGAAGCCATGTAGCTAGGCTTCTTGTTTGAAGTGCCAAGTATGCCAATCTTATCATGACTCATGAGAATAAGACTACCATATGTATCACTTCTTTGTTTCTGTTCTTTTCTTGCAAACATCACACAAGATAAGAAGAAACCTATCCGATCAAACTAATCCCTGGTATTTGGACAAAAGATTGAGGACCCAATTGGACAAGAATCCAAGAAATCATTGAGTAAAAAGAGGGAGTAAAAAGGGATTATATTCCTAAAGGTTTTTTTTTTTTTTTTGTTAATTTGAAGACGTCTCTAAGACTAACACAATCAATCAACCCTCTTAATCATCTTCATAGTTCATACAAAACTATTGCTAATTACATGATTGCGAAGTAGACCTGATGAAGATAAAAAGAAAACAGGAAAAAATAAAATTTAAAAAAAAAAAAAACCCTAAAATTAAGTTCAACATGATCTTGATCAACTTACACATTTCTGGTCATCATCAACCTAAATTCTTCAAAATCCACAACCCCATCCCCATTCCTATCAACCCCTTTGATCATTTGCTTACACTCTTTGAGACTGATTCTCTCACATCCAAGGCTGACCAGCACCCTCCTCAACTCCTTGGCGGAAATCTTCCCATTCTTATCAGTATCAAATATAAGAAAAGCATCCATGAGATCATCACCCCCATCGTTACCACTACGCTTTGTATCGTTAGCACTCACAGCAGTCATGAACTCATCCAAGTCAATGAACCCGTCTCCATTGCAGTCCATCTCTCTCACCATCCCTTCGGCTTCTTTCGCAGCCGCCGACTTGTTCTTGTACCCGAGGCAGCAGAGAACTTCACTGAGCTCCACCGGAGAAATCTTCCCGTCCCCGTTCGCGTCCATCACCTCAAACACTTGCTTGAACTGATTTGACACTTCCATGGCCGCAAAAGACGATGCAGCAGTCGCCGGTGCATCCAAGTTGGAAGACCTTCTTCTCTTCTTTCGAAAGCTCTTGCATCCACTAAACGTGCACCGCCGGAGAGCCGTCAAGCAAATCCTAAAACAACTCATCCTAAAGCAAATTTCTATGTCTGCTTCAAGAAACGAGATAGAAACTTTTAACCACTATAGCTATGAAACTCAAATTGAGAAGAGCGGTTGATGTGCATGGCTTCGAATAGTGTGTGTGTGTGTGTATATATATATATATATTTGAGAGATATGAGAGAAGTACAATTCTATGTATCTATCTCTAGGGAGTTGGGACCGAGTCCTTTGTAGTTGATCAGGTCAGGTATGGTGGATGCCAGCTGAGGTAATGATTCGAGAAGAGCCGGCATGTATCTCAATATGTCTTTTCACTCTCAAAAGCTCTTGTGGTCTCCGCAACTTGAGGATGATATGCTTCTGGTTGTTGCTTTGTGCCAATCATTTAAGTTCAATAGTTCATACCCTTTGTTTCCTCAAACAAGTTCACTAGTTCAGAATACCTTGCTACAACAAGAGATTATGGGTTAAGGAAGAGCTTCTACCTCTACTTGTTATATAACTCGATCGCGAAATGTTGTAAGCTGCAGCCTACAGGACCTCAGCTATATCCGTAGCAACAAGCATCGATAACCATAAGCAATGTGCATGCACCACCCTACGGAAACAAAACCAGAAAAGAATACAAAGTGTATATGTATTCACAGAAGGCCACTTTCCATAGAAACAATTTCATTTATCAAAGACGGTAGAACAATGTGACTGGCATACAACAGCAAAACTCCTGAAGAGATGTATAAATTCTATTGGAGCTCTATTGTCAAATAGACTACAGAAGATTTAGAAACACTAATCAACCAATCCAAAACATTGCTAACTCTTCATACACTACCAGACTATATTTCCGTAAATGATTAAAAAAGGAAGATGAAACTACAAGAATTGGGGCACAAATTATCATACATATCAAATTTTATGGTGCTATCTCACCGGCTCAACATGATCGGAGCAGAACGGGACCGACTGATGAGCTGAGCATGTCACTGAGGGCAATCTGGACCTCATCAGACCCATGTTCACAACTTATCAAGGTTGCAAGCAGTGGGAAGAAATGAGACAAGTTGTGTTCAAATGAAGTCTCTCCCAAGCAACAGATGGCCTGGAGAGTTGCCACAATAAGCGGTGCACGTGCAGCCAATTCTCTCCGTCGCCCAGAACCTAGAGGAATCAGCCAATGGTGCTGCTGTCCATTAGATGATTCAGATATCTTCCCAGAGCTAGCGGCTTCAATATAGAACTGTAGAACCTCCTTGCAAAGTTCCACAACGTGGGACTCTACCTCCACCTCATCAAATCTTGGAGGCCTGTCCTCTATAAGATTCTGTAAGAATGTAAGGCAGATTTGGTAAGATTCATTCTCAATACGTAACAGTGGAGGGTCTTGCATTTGCGTCATGGAGCCAAACTCTTGTAGCCTTGCCCGTAAAGTGGTATCAGTGTTAATTTTGTGAGCATGTGATGCTAAATCATGCAAAGCATTGAAGAGGATTAATGTGTTATCCGTTGAAAGGTGAGTCCGATACATGGTGTAAATCTCCATCACCGCCTGTAAAATTAAAACATGGAACCATCAGGACCCTTTATTGATATGATAACTTTGCAGACTACAATATTTGATTTAATACTATGGCACTAAATATAAAAACATGCATATCTTACAGTTACACCATCCAGACATAGATATATGCAGTCTAAGCTAGCATTATCGACATACTTATTCTGCCACTCTGGTATCTTTATATTTTCTAGTTTAAACATTAAGACGTAAAATGGCGAACTACAATAACTTTAACAAATTTCCTAGAACTCTAATTTCCATAACATGAGGAGTCCAATTTGACAATATTTATCCATGCAACTCACTAGGACTAAAAGCAAGTAACATTGTGGCTAGGTTTCAAGAAGCATAAGAAAACAGCATAGAGAGACCGGATGCTGACAAACCTTATCTTATAGGCATATTTTATCACAGAAAGGCATCATTCAGTATTTGGAACAGAAAGTACCTGAATCAATAAAAGCTGAACAGCAGCTCGGCACTTAACGTCAGCTAAGCCAGTATAGAGATGGTTTGTCCTTAGTCTCTCTGATTCATCATCAGGCCTCCCAGACCCTCCATGATCTTCTCTACTAGAAGAAGAGTCTAGGTTTGCCACGATGCTATCTCCACTAAGAATGAAAGAAAAATCAGGAAGAGTTGAATTGGCTGCTTCTTTTAATGATGAAACCACTTCTAGCCACTTCTCATCAGAAAAGAGATCCCCTGCATTGCTCATCAATCTCACAAATGCAGCAATACCTATGCCAGCAAGGCTTTGATGAGGTCGTCCAATAAAACTGACTAGAAGCACCAAAACTTTCTTCAAGAGAGGATTGACAGTGTCATAAAACTTGACAAAAAGATCAACAACTAATTGGAGTGCCAATGTGCATGTCTCATACATCCAGGCATCTTGATCAAGCTCGCCTGTTTCACTGTCAATCCCTTGCTCTGGTGGACTGTCCCCCGAAGGATCAATAGCATGGCGCACATAGTCAAATATTGGAAATAGCACTGATTCAAACACCTTTTCCCACAAAGGTAGAGAGAAAAGATGACCATGGTTACGTAAAGATTCAAATAGCACTTGTAAGGCACTCTTCCTGATTTCAGGCCTAGGGTCAAAGCTAAGTTCGGACAAACCTGCAGAGAAGAGAACAATAAATTAAACTTTTTTTTCCAGTCTGAAAGAATAAAAATCTCTGCCAAGAGTCCCCAACCGCTTTGAAATTATATCTGTAACTGCCAATTCATGCAACATCCTTACCGGCCAATAAAGGGAACCAGAAATAAAGATGGTCATCCTTATCTGGCATTCCCCCATTATCTTGTCTTCCTTCTTTCCATCCTTGAGGAGAAGACGGAGAGACTTTTCCAGATGCATCCTTGTCCTTATTTCTTGATGAGGAACTAAGACCTCCCTCAGCGAGTTTTGTTGCACAGAACCGAAGAAAAGCAATAGCATTGAGGCTAATGTCTTTGTTGAATCTACTATTTGTGAATGCAATTAGACAATTTACGCAATCAGTAAAAGTAGTGGTTTCAGTCTCAGTAATGTACGGAAAGTAATCGCGAATAATCTTCTCAATTATTTCAAAGGCCAAGAGTACAATATTCTTGTGGTCATCATAAGCTGCCGTAGTGAAGACCTGAAAAGAATCATAGTAGCATTTATTAAAAATTAAGCAAGGAAAACTTTGTGAGTAATTAACCACTGTAGGAATTCAAGTATTCATAAAGAGAAGAGGTTGGGAATATTCCAGTACCATGAACATACTCTTCCATCCAGATTTGACATTATTGACACGAGATAAAACCATTTGGGAGACACATCTGATGATTAATTCTCGAATCTCAACTGCACTACTTTTACGCATAACAATGACGAAAGGTTTCATAAATTCATTCTGAAAATTATAATTAGCCAGCTCTTCTCGCTCCAAGAACTTCATTGACAATTGACGCAGAGAATCCATAGCAAAAATTGCAATAGACAGGTTTTCAGAACAGCCAATTGTCACAAAGAAATTAGAGAGTACATGCCAGATGCTAGACCACACAAGCCTGATGCGGTTCATGTTATAATGCCTG
Above is a window of Fragaria vesca subsp. vesca linkage group LG7, FraVesHawaii_1.0, whole genome shotgun sequence DNA encoding:
- the LOC101296333 gene encoding probable calcium-binding protein CML25-like, with product MSCFRICLTALRRCTFSGCKSFRKKRRRSSNLDAPATAASSFAAMEVSNQFKQVFEVMDANGDGKISPVELSEVLCCLGYKNKSAAAKEAEGMVREMDCNGDGFIDLDEFMTAVSANDTKRSGNDGGDDLMDAFLIFDTDKNGKISAKELRRVLVSLGCERISLKECKQMIKGVDRNGDGVVDFEEFRLMMTRNV